CTTAACATGACGCCTGACTTCTGGTTGAATCTCCAGCGGATGTACGACCTGGACGTGGCGCGGGTCTCCGCGGATGTCACTGACATCGTGCCGCTCGTTGGGGCAGAGCGGCCATAGCACGGCGCTTGCCTTGCGGCGAGCGCTCGCTGCATGTCGATCTTCCCCAAAGCCAAGGTTGCTTAGAACCTATACATAGTCACCGGAGCCACAGTAGACAGGCCGCACACATTATCCACAGCAAAGGACTAACCATGTCGTTCATCGAATACAACGTCACCGACAAAGTCGCCAAGATCACGCTGAACCGTCCCGACAAGCTTAATGCCATCAACCGCGCCATGCGGGAGGAGCTATTTCGGGTATTCGCCGACTTCGCGGCGCGGGGGGATGCCTGGGTGGCAGTAATCACCGGCACGGGCCGGGCGTTCTCCGTAGGACATGACCTGGAAGAGATGGGAGGGCCGTCCGGCGACGAGGCGCCGGGAACGTCAATCGAGGACCTCTATGTGATGCAGACGCGCATCTGGAAACCCATCATCGCCGCGATCAACGGCTTTTGCCTGGCGCAAGGCGGCGGCATCGCGCTGGCGTCCGACATCAGAATCGCCGCCGACACCGCCCAGTTTGGCTGGCCGCAAGCAAAACGCGGCATTAGCTCAATCAGCGGCCCCTCCATGCTCGCCAATCGTATCCCGCTGAATTATGCACTGGAATTCTTGCTCACCGGCGCATTCATCAGCGCGGAGGAAGCGCACCGGCTGCACCTCGTCAACAAGGTCGTGCCACTGG
This genomic window from Chloroflexota bacterium contains:
- a CDS encoding enoyl-CoA hydratase-related protein → MSFIEYNVTDKVAKITLNRPDKLNAINRAMREELFRVFADFAARGDAWVAVITGTGRAFSVGHDLEEMGGPSGDEAPGTSIEDLYVMQTRIWKPIIAAINGFCLAQGGGIALASDIRIAADTAQFGWPQAKRGISSISGPSMLANRIPLNYALEFLLTGAFISAEEAHRLHLVNKVVPLDALAATADEYAQTIAQNAPLATRGMKEASVRGQNLGLEERVNLASLLFERVRGSADAAEGLQAFVEKREPVFKGE